A genome region from Thermococcus gorgonarius includes the following:
- a CDS encoding HsdM family class I SAM-dependent methyltransferase, giving the protein MVTLEKKLTDYVKVRERKTVTREEIERVLKKGADLIRTRVDYKYLLLLLFLKRISDEWEKEFERYVDELVKSGLSREEAEEIALKDESAYTVRYPPAYLWRKLREKDVEKLPQTLSEALKKLAELNPNLRGVVDRFDFMEFLLHRDNAEILKGLFELFSGLDLRDASPDVLGDAYEWILRYFAPQKAKEGEVYTPREVIRLLVEILDPKPGEEVYDPALGSGGMLIGSYLHVKEKFGEAEAKKLFLYGQEVNPTTYALAEMNMMIHGIKDAKLAVGDTLLRPAFKEGEKLKRFDVVIANPPWNQDGYGEEVLKKAEFTERFSYGYPPNNSADWAWIQHMLASAKEDGRVGIVIDNGALFRGGKEKKIRAKILKEDLLEAVILLPEKLFYNTGAPGAIMIFNRAKPEERKGKVLFINASREYEQHPEVRKLNRLGGKHIEKIVKAYREFKEVEGFSRVVGVDEIKENDYNLNVTLYVFPMEEEEEIDVKAEWEELRKINEELAEVDEKIEGYLRELGY; this is encoded by the coding sequence GTGGTAACCTTGGAGAAGAAGCTAACCGATTACGTTAAAGTCAGGGAGAGAAAGACCGTAACGAGGGAGGAAATCGAGAGGGTTCTGAAGAAGGGGGCCGATCTGATAAGAACCCGCGTCGATTACAAGTACCTTCTCCTTCTGCTGTTCCTGAAGAGGATAAGCGATGAGTGGGAGAAGGAGTTTGAGAGGTACGTTGATGAGCTTGTGAAGAGTGGATTAAGCAGAGAAGAGGCCGAGGAGATAGCGCTGAAGGACGAGAGCGCCTACACCGTGAGGTATCCCCCGGCCTACCTCTGGAGGAAGCTCCGCGAGAAGGACGTCGAAAAGCTTCCCCAGACCCTTTCTGAGGCTTTAAAAAAGCTCGCCGAGCTGAACCCCAACCTCAGGGGCGTTGTTGACCGCTTCGACTTCATGGAGTTCCTCCTCCACAGGGACAACGCCGAGATACTAAAGGGCCTCTTCGAGCTGTTCAGCGGGCTTGACCTCAGGGATGCTTCCCCCGACGTTCTTGGAGACGCATATGAGTGGATTCTGAGGTACTTCGCTCCCCAGAAGGCGAAGGAGGGCGAGGTCTACACGCCGAGGGAGGTTATCAGACTGCTCGTTGAAATCCTCGACCCCAAGCCAGGCGAGGAAGTCTACGACCCAGCCCTCGGTTCGGGCGGCATGCTCATAGGAAGCTACCTCCACGTGAAGGAGAAGTTCGGCGAGGCGGAGGCCAAAAAGCTCTTCCTCTACGGCCAGGAAGTCAATCCAACGACCTACGCTTTAGCCGAGATGAACATGATGATCCATGGCATTAAAGACGCCAAGCTGGCCGTGGGTGATACACTCCTCAGGCCCGCCTTCAAGGAGGGGGAGAAGTTAAAGCGCTTCGACGTCGTCATCGCCAACCCGCCCTGGAACCAAGACGGCTACGGCGAGGAGGTTCTCAAAAAGGCCGAGTTCACGGAGCGCTTCAGCTACGGCTACCCGCCGAACAACTCCGCCGACTGGGCTTGGATACAGCACATGCTGGCAAGTGCAAAGGAAGACGGAAGGGTCGGGATAGTCATAGACAACGGCGCCCTCTTCAGGGGCGGGAAGGAAAAGAAGATAAGGGCCAAAATCCTAAAGGAAGACCTTCTTGAGGCTGTCATCCTGCTCCCGGAAAAGCTGTTCTACAACACCGGAGCACCGGGGGCGATAATGATCTTCAACCGGGCGAAGCCTGAGGAGAGGAAGGGGAAAGTCCTCTTCATCAACGCCTCGCGGGAGTACGAGCAGCACCCAGAGGTCAGGAAGCTCAATCGCCTCGGGGGGAAGCACATCGAGAAGATAGTTAAAGCTTACAGGGAGTTCAAAGAGGTCGAGGGCTTTTCGAGGGTTGTGGGCGTAGACGAGATAAAGGAGAACGACTACAACCTCAACGTGACGCTCTACGTCTTCCCGATGGAGGAAGAGGAGGAGATCGACGTCAAAGCCGAGTGGGAAGAGCTGAGGAAGATCAACGAGGAGCTTGCTGAGGTAGATGAGAAGATAGAGGGGTATTTGAGGGAGCTGGGGTATTGA